In Plasmodium gaboni strain SY75 chromosome 11, whole genome shotgun sequence, the following proteins share a genomic window:
- a CDS encoding putative protein kinase gives MGNTLDSNKSKNLFNYENYKYRGKLNNNNQPHGKGIILYNSGESFYCSFINGKKEGKGIYIDKNLTRYINIWKDDKVIGKVKVLPYNSNRVYYFYYKHDIIEKCIYFDNINNKEYYHKHNTYTNYLHNNSHNHSYSDKEEKRNYSIEHTNYKEQLYNYIDTTHIKKKNNNNNKNNNKNNSNNNNNNNFSNDIFNKNHNEYNNSSSSISYSSDSGNINLLDILKKKKKKKSQILFSTQHKIYHHNTNQSKFIKNENLNNQRNNKMNISIYKKNERKNIFKYFSNNIENLNIENYEAWSLKEVIQWLLLCYVPIKWIISFYKNNITGDKLKYININTVRNELGIIAYGHAIKILQLIKNLQVMAYNKKFNNFIQIEEYKNYIRQKDNITKKKKKKSKEKKKKSNNMHKKYIHLAIHENVKNIKNDTFQYNNDNINNCKNQQNYIQQNDYENINIMNKKNLSFKYDNNEKKKKIIKCKKNKSLENSNCQYDLINDLSKDICSDSIFYNSSSQTTSSLSSPLSFNNNFSDSSSCSSLERLPSYEKKLLSSSQSNIEHIKNLPLDILSNNNNNNNSENIKIKRSKSKYNNDKKKKKKKQFSFIVNKSSSEVSSSHSYTSESYCYNINPSLQSSYNNSLVSSCSMSSTCPSSSSYISSLCSNASNDIVNFNRNKIIKYCNNIYMNTKLAYSYMNGFIIPHEDLIFIHPIENYYIDNTNEIYNINNTYIKDNIINHNFSFNNKKKKSFIDINTNIFSTNKETNINNFVKYKKMKSRMFKGKYMGKEVAIKILVGKIKNFKKLHQILYNLYNMRHSNFVLIMGVSIHYPFIFIIYEYMKNKCLFSYLHCIKYKHVYISTFFQKYKTLLYNTQQEEIKKINKKKNKKNKKNKKNKKNKKNKDYNNSNKEEEDTNEDQNNIDNQDTFLDLSQESNISSDDDNSTDISQIQKENFNYLNNKIEENKNFNYHDNTSTLSDHSINNMKQSYYNVYKKKINIFNYEHNVLCGAYDNNDNNMNHDNMYDNNMYDNNMYDNNMYDNNMHDNNMYDNNIYDHHKNTSINSKQQNIHQNIHQNIQQDTEQNNECSSYASQIKYNIKKSNFKNNIISHKNIQKCNEIQINQPYTFPPYQKELSSYLKNEKAKMKRKVLFSYLKTHAHFNSQQVNDQNDRLSVQKIMKIITDVTLACTYLEKEKMSPINLKPTNILLDESLNAKISDFGISQIEECLDMNIDYSYIVSANSVIKINKKEYEQKNAKKMKIVKKKNNDLLYLYDHNNNVYKYNTQYIDVSPDSSYPSIFYWTPPEILRGKKNKKFYSDIYAFGIILWEMLSNDIPFNYPFASHIMAAVGYANEELSFNNIPVSIQSLIKACVNRNRYKRPTFEHILKTISTLYQKANTKVEDALISFMDGT, from the exons atggGCAACACCCTTGATAGTAATAAATCCAAGAACTTGTTTAATTATGagaattataaatatagaggaaaattaaataataataatcaacCACATGGTAAAggtattattttatataattctgGCGAATCCTTTTATTGTTCTTTTATAAATGGCAAGAAAGAAGGAaaaggtatatatattgataaaaatttaacaagatatataaatatttggAAGGATGATAAAGTCATAGGTAAAGTAAAAGTTCTTCCTTATAATAGTAATAGAGtctattatttttattacaaaCATGATATCATTGAgaaatgtatatattttgataatataaataataaagaatattatcataaacATAATACTTATACTAACTATCTCCATAATAATTCTCATAATCATTCTTATTCTGATaaggaagaaaaaagaaattattcAATAGAACACACCAATTATAAAGaacaattatataattatattgaTACTACTCATatcaagaaaaaaaataacaacaacaacaaaaacaacaacaaaaacaacagcaataataataataataataattttagtaatgatatttttaataagaatcataatgaatataataactCTTCCTCATCAATATCTTACAGTTCAGACTCAGGAAATATTAATCTACtagatattttaaaaaaaaaaaaaaaaaaaaaatcacaaatattattttctacacaacataaaatatatcatcataaCACCAATCAATCAAAGTTTATAAAAAACGAGAACCTAAATAATCAACGTAACaacaaaatgaatatatccatttataaaaaaaatgaaagaaaaaatatttttaaatatttttcaaataatatagaaaatctaaatattgaaaattATGAAGCGTGGTCTTTAAAAGAAGTAATTCAATGGCTCCTACTATGCTATGTACCCATCAAATGGATAATAagtttttataaaaataatataacaggtgataaattaaaatatattaatataaatactGTCAGAAATGAATTGGGAATTATCGCATATGGACATGcaattaaaatattacaattaataaaaaatctACAAGTTATGgcatataataaaaaattcaatAACTTTATTCAAAtagaagaatataaaaattatatcaGACAAAAGGATAAcataacaaaaaaaaaaaaaaaaaaaagtaaagaaaaaaaaaaaaaatcaaacAACATgcataaaaaatatatacatttagCTATTCATGAGAatgttaaaaatataaaaaatgatacctttcaatataataatgataatattaataattgtaagaatcaacaaaattatattcaacaaaatgattatgaaaatataaatatcatgaataaaaagaatctatcatttaaatatgataataatgaaaaaaaaaaaaaaattattaaatgtaaaaaaaataaatcattgGAAAATTCAAATTGCCAATatgatttaataaatgattTATCAAAAGATATATGTAGTGAtagtatattttataattcatCATCACAAACAACATCATCATTATCTTCTCctttatcttttaataaCAACTTTTCCGATTCATCTTCTTGCAGCTCTTTAGAACGTTTACCCtcatatgaaaaaaaattattatcttcatcaCAATCAAATATAGAACACATAAAAAACCTTCCTTTAGATATCttaagtaataataataataataataattcggaaaatataaaaataaaaagaagcaaatcaaaatataacaatgataaaaaaaaaaaaaaaaagaaacaatTCTCATTCATTGTGAATAAATCAAGTTCTGAAGTGTCATCTTCTCATTCATACACTTCTGAATcatattgttataatattaatcCATCCTTACAGTCATCATATAACAATTCTTTAGTATCTTCTTGTAGTATGTCTTCCACATGTCCTTCTTCCTCCTcatatatttcttcattatgTTCAAATGCAAGTAATGATATTGTGAATTttaatagaaataaaataattaaatattgtaataatatatatatgaacacAAAATTAGCATATTCATATATGAATGGTTTTATAATTCCACATGAAgatttaatatttatacacCCTATCgaaaattattatatagacaatacaaatgaaatatataatataaataatacttatattaaagataatattattaatcATAACTTctcatttaataataaaaaaaaaaaatcctttatagatataaacacaaatatattttcaacaaacaaagaaacaaatataaataattttgtgaaatataaaaaaatgaaaagtAGAATGTTTAAAGGTAAATATATGGGCAAAGAAGTAgctataaaaatattagttggaaaaataaaaaattttaaaaaactacatcaaattttatataatctaTACAACATGAGACATTCAAATTTTGTTCTTATAATGGGAGTTTCTATACATTatccttttatttttattatttatgaatatatgaaaaataagTGTCTCTTCTCATACTTACATtgtattaaatataaacatgtatatataagCACTTTCTTTCAAAAGTATAAGACattgttatataatacacAACAAGAggaaattaaaaaaataaacaaaaaaaagaacaaaaagaacaaaaagaacaaaaagaataaaaagaacaaaaagaacaaagattataataatagtaataagGAGGAGGAAGATACTAATGAGgatcaaaataatattgataatcAAGATACATTTTTAGATTTATCACAAGAAAGTAATATATCAAGTGATGATGATAACTCCACAGATATTAGTCAAatacaaaaagaaaattttaattacttaaataacaaaattgaagaaaataaaaattttaattatcATGATAATACAAGTACTCTTTCTGATCAtagtataaataatatgaaacaaagttattataatgtatataaaaagaaaattaatatatttaattacGAACATAATGTATTATGTGGCGCATAcgataataatgataataatatgaatcATGACAATATgtatgataataatatgtatgataataatatgtatgataataatatgtatgataataatatgcatgataataatatgtatgaTAATAACATTTATGACCATCATAAAAACACATCAATAAATTCAAAGCAACAAAATATTCATCAAAACATTCATCAAAACATTCAACAAGACACTGAACAGAATAATGAATGTTCCAGTTATGCCTcacaaataaaatataatataaaaaaaagtaatttcaaaaataatattatatcacataaaaatattcaaaaatgtaatgaaatacaaataaatcAACCATATACATTTCCGCCTTATCAAAAAgaattatcatcatatttaaaaaatgaaaaagcaaaaatgaaaagaaaagttCTATTTAGTTATTTAAAAACTCATGCACATTTTAATTCACAACAAGTTAATGACCAAAATGATCGTCTAAGTGTTCAAAAAATCATGAAAATTATAAC aGATGTGACTTTGGCTTGCACATATTTAGAAAAGGAAAAG ATGAGTCCTATAAATTTAAAGCCAACCAATATATTACTTGACGAATCTCTGAATGCTAAAATATCCGACTTTGGCATATCACAAATAGAAGAATGTCTCGATATGAATATTGATTATTCCTATATAGTTTCAGCAAACAGTgtcataaaaattaataagAAAGAATATGAACAAAAGAACGcgaaaaaaatgaaaattgtcaagaaaaaaaataatgatttattatatttatatgatcataataataatgtctataaatataatacacAATATATTGATGTTTCCCCTGATAGTTCTTATCCATCCATTTTTTATTGGACACCCCCAgaa aTATTAAGggggaaaaaaaataaaaaattttattcaGATATTTATGCTTTCGGAATCATACTTTGGGA